In Candidatus Dependentiae bacterium, the DNA window GTAGCAGATTTAGAGCAATCAACAACAATTGATATTCCACACATTCAGGAGGCAATTATGTACCGATCATTAGATCAAAATTTGGAAAGACCACGTTCATGATTGTTGGTATTGGTATTGATACCACGGAAATTAATCGTTTCATTGCATGGAGTAATTTTTCGCAAAAAAAGTTGTTGCGCATTTTTTCCGAGCAAGAAATTATATACGCCTTTAACAATAGTCACATAAACAAAAAAGCAGAACGATTAGCTGCACGCTTTGCAGCACGTGAAGCATTTTATAAAGCACTTCATCAGATGGCACCAGGCAATACCGTACCATTACTCACATTATGCAAAAAAATAGAAGTTGAATACAAAAAGGGAATGAGCCCTCAGCTTATTGTTGATTGGGACGCCCTAAAACAATATATCAAAAACTCTCAAACATTACCTCGTATCAAATCGCATCTTTCAATTACACATAGTAAAAACTCCGCTACTGCAATGGTTATTTTAGAGCAATAGTACAACATGTGTAGTATTAATCATTCATCCTTTTCTATCTATTCTTAAATTATGCATTAAAAGGTATTTTAATGTTGACAATATATAATAAGAAGCTACAATATACATTGAATGAGGTTATTTCTAGGATTGTTTTCAAAAAGTATTTCCCAAAAAAATATCTTATTTGACACATAATCTGTAGCTTGATAAACATATGCCGCGGGGTAGAGCAGCCTGGTAGCTCGTTGGGCTCATAACCCAAAGGTCGCTGGTTCAAATCCAGCCCCCGCAACCATACTTTGTTTTTAACAGCATTCGGTTTTGTTTTAACTGTGCCCTAGTCTTTTTTTTAGTATTTTCTTATAAAAATAATGAAGTGGTTATTTTAACCTAAAAGGTATTGTGTAGATAAATAATGGCAATTATTTATCACTAAATACTACTCGTTGGTTCATAAAAAAGAATGCTATTGTTAAACAAATTGAAATAAAACTTAAAAGACGCGTTACATTACCAATAATAATATTGGCAATCACAAGTTGCTTATCTGTTGCAAAGTACAAAAGATAAAAACCCAGAGTTCCAACAGCACACAATACAATAAATGAGTAAGTGAGAAAAATTGCCATTTATCTGGTGTGATGTTTCTTTCTGGTTATCGCAAGCACAATATTATTAAGTGTCGGTTCGATAGTTACGAGTAAAAGTGCGCTAATAAAGAGATTTTCCAAAATAATATTTTCTATTTTTTGCAAACCAAATGCATGCAAAAAGAAATCCTGGATAATTAAACAGAATATCATTGTCAATACGCCAAAAATAAGACTTGTACAAATAAGGTTTGGCCACCTAATTGATTTTTTAAGAATGATATCCTTGATAGAATACCACAGAGCCATAAATCCAATAGTTCCTAATGAAAAGCTAATTAAACATAAATACACAGCTCACCTTTTAGATATATTATTTTTGCTAATTTTAAAAAAAGGTATCAATAACTTATTAGGCCTTAAAGACATGATGTTTAATTAATAAGTAACAATATAAAACGATGAGCTTTTTGTAAAATAGCTTTTGCATTATCGTAAGTTAATTTTTCCAGTGCCTGCTCATACGGTAACCACACAAAAGCTTGATGCTCGCTAGAAAGAGTTACCTTACTACTTGGATCAACCTCGCCCACAAAAAAATAAACTGTTTTAAAAAAATCTGCACCATTATATTGGCCAGCATACGAAATGTCTTCCTGGAAGTTATCATGAATCGCTGCAGTTAATCCTGTTTCTTCTTTAAGCTCTCGTAATGCAGCCTGTCTTTTTGTCTCACCAGATTCGATGTTACCTTTTGGCAAATCCCAATGACCAGCAGGAAAATAATGTAAAATAAGATACTCTAATATATTAGATCGAATTCGATATATTACTATTCCCGAACTTTTTAATATGTTCTTCACATCTATACTTTTAAGTACTCTTTTAATTGTTTATTTGATTAATCCAAAAAATACAATCGTACAGCAAATAATTCTTTTGTATAAAAAAGTATGAGCATGCTTATTATACATAAGGGGCCGACCCAAAGCCAATAACCTAGACCAATGAGCATAAAGTTTGCCAAAACCGAAGGTAACACAGCAACAAACTTTTCAGATACATAATATACACCAGTCATAAAAGTGAGCACTATAACCAGCTGCACACAGTATCTCGCGCCAAAAATTAAAAATGGCAGTATGTATAATCTAAAATCAAACATAACACGCACAAATATAAGCAACAATATCGTTTGGATCAATCCAATGCTCAAAGATGTTGCTAATGCAAGTCCAGTAGCATTCCATATTCGCATCAACAAAATGTTAAAACCAATATTGATAATTGTTGCAATTACAGCAACAATTGTTGGTAATAACGTGCTATGACGAGCATAATACACATTCAAAATAATTTTATTGAGAGAAAAAAAGAACAAGCCAATCAAAAATGCAATTAATATTGAGTGAGCTTCTACTACTTGTGTAAATGTAAATTT includes these proteins:
- a CDS encoding 4'-phosphopantetheinyl transferase superfamily protein, whose amino-acid sequence is MIVGIGIDTTEINRFIAWSNFSQKKLLRIFSEQEIIYAFNNSHINKKAERLAARFAAREAFYKALHQMAPGNTVPLLTLCKKIEVEYKKGMSPQLIVDWDALKQYIKNSQTLPRIKSHLSITHSKNSATAMVILEQ
- a CDS encoding NUDIX domain-containing protein, with the translated sequence MLKSSGIVIYRIRSNILEYLILHYFPAGHWDLPKGNIESGETKRQAALRELKEETGLTAAIHDNFQEDISYAGQYNGADFFKTVYFFVGEVDPSSKVTLSSEHQAFVWLPYEQALEKLTYDNAKAILQKAHRFILLLIN